From Terriglobales bacterium:
CCGCGGGCGAGGTTTCTTTGGACAATCGATGGTCTTCCTCGGCGATCTCTGCGGACTCTGCGTTGAAATCCTAGGAGGCGGCCAGCCGCTGGTGGTCTTCCGGGCTCTCGACGTTGAAGCCGACCATAGGGTCTTCGACCTTCACGTACTCGATGCGCTCCGGCAGCGAATGCTCCACCGCGCGCGCGTTCGACGTGACCGGCGCCCGCAGAAACGCCTCGATCATCTCCCGCCCCACGATCAGAGGATGCCCATGCTGGTCGCGATACTCCGGCACCACCGCCCAGCGGCCGCGTTGGGCTGCAGCCACAAAGGCATGTCGTAGCTGTCCCACGGTAGCTTCGGCCACCGGCGGCCGGTCCACGAGCATGACGATGGCCGCGTCGCGCCCGCGGTTCAGTACCTCCCTCATCCCCGCCTGCAGGGAGCTGAACTGCCCGCGCTCCGGTTCCGGGTTCTCCACCAGGAAGGCGCCGGCGGCATAGACGATAGGG
This genomic window contains:
- a CDS encoding nucleotidyltransferase family protein, translated to MAIAPSFCGVVLAAGESAGMERDKALLTYRGRTFLAGAIETLRPHTDMVLVVVGRNRDALSPIVYAAGAFLVENPEPERGQFSSLQAGMREVLNRGRDAAIVMLVDRPPVAEATVGQLRHAFVAAAQRGRWAVVPEYRDQHGHPLIVGREMIEAFLRAPVTSNARAVEHSLPERIEYVKVEDPMVGFNVESPEDHQRLAAS